The proteins below are encoded in one region of uncultured Eubacteriales bacterium:
- a CDS encoding Cell cycle protein, FtsW/RodA/SpoVE family: MSWLTDSLREFARKGDILLLSLCTAASVFGLVLIFSATRYIGGYRNIIVQAAAILLGILVYIFLSAVDIELITERSWGFLLAFNVVFILLTRTPLGVEVNGNRSWIHIPGIPFNLQPAEIVKLSFVLLLAWQCNKLMERGISRPVSVFKIAGHTVFMCTLVAVASGDFGMALTYIFIFVIVAWAAGVKKRWFILALIAGVVAIIIIWPHISDDYRMRRFTVVIDHLTGNQDTLSEQTLGKGYQQTRSLLYIGGGGLFGQGFLNGIQTQSYYSMPLYIRETDEIFAVCGEEFGLVGCALLLLLLSAVILRCIWVARRARSPQSALIAMGFAGMLLVQIAVNVSMCLYIFPVVGLTLPFISYGGSSIVTMFAAMGVVSSIKMRSLPSWISDRSKL, from the coding sequence ATGTCCTGGCTGACCGATTCCCTGCGGGAGTTCGCCCGCAAGGGCGACATCTTGCTTTTAAGCCTGTGCACCGCCGCGTCCGTCTTCGGTCTGGTGCTCATCTTCAGCGCTACCCGGTACATCGGCGGATACCGGAACATCATTGTCCAGGCCGCCGCTATCTTGCTGGGGATCCTGGTCTATATCTTTCTCTCCGCCGTGGACATTGAGCTTATCACCGAACGGTCCTGGGGTTTTCTCCTGGCCTTCAACGTGGTCTTCATCCTTCTCACCCGGACTCCGCTGGGCGTGGAGGTCAACGGAAACCGGAGCTGGATCCATATCCCCGGTATCCCCTTCAACCTCCAGCCGGCCGAAATCGTCAAGCTCTCTTTCGTCCTTCTGTTGGCCTGGCAATGCAATAAACTGATGGAGCGGGGTATCTCCCGGCCCGTATCAGTCTTCAAAATCGCCGGGCACACCGTCTTCATGTGTACCCTGGTGGCTGTGGCCTCCGGGGATTTCGGCATGGCCCTGACCTACATCTTCATCTTTGTCATCGTTGCGTGGGCCGCCGGTGTAAAAAAGCGCTGGTTTATATTGGCGCTTATCGCGGGAGTTGTGGCCATCATCATCATCTGGCCCCATATCAGCGACGACTACCGGATGCGCCGGTTCACCGTCGTCATTGACCACCTGACCGGCAATCAGGATACGCTCAGCGAGCAAACCCTGGGCAAGGGCTACCAGCAGACCCGCAGCCTTCTGTATATTGGCGGCGGCGGGCTGTTTGGACAGGGTTTTCTCAACGGTATCCAGACCCAGAGCTATTACTCCATGCCCCTGTACATCCGCGAGACCGACGAGATTTTCGCTGTCTGCGGCGAGGAATTCGGTTTGGTGGGCTGCGCGCTCCTGCTCCTTCTGCTCTCCGCCGTCATCCTGCGCTGCATCTGGGTGGCCCGTCGGGCCAGGAGCCCTCAGTCCGCCCTGATCGCCATGGGCTTTGCCGGAATGCTCCTTGTGCAGATTGCCGTCAACGTGAGTATGTGTCTCTACATCTTCCCCGTGGTGGGGCTCACGCTCCCCTTCATCAGCTACGGCGGCTCCTCCATCGTCACCATGTTCGCGGCCATGGGGGTAGTCTCCAGCATCAAAATGCGCTCGCTCCCAAGCTGGATCAGCGACCGGAGCAAGCTCTAA
- a CDS encoding Hydrolase, P-loop family, which translates to MDYCSNTVEETEALGERLAERLVPGAVVAFTGDLGAGKTAFVRGLARGLGITERVTSPTFTIVNEYEGGRLPLFHFDMYRLGSSEELFDIGWEDYLCRGGICAVEWSEIVADALDPDCIRVDLRRGGGENSRIITIEGGPQL; encoded by the coding sequence ATGGACTATTGCTCAAACACGGTAGAGGAGACCGAGGCGCTGGGCGAGCGGCTGGCGGAGCGGCTGGTTCCCGGTGCAGTGGTGGCCTTTACAGGGGACCTGGGAGCGGGGAAAACCGCCTTTGTCCGTGGCCTGGCCCGGGGTCTGGGCATCACAGAGCGGGTGACCAGCCCCACTTTTACCATTGTCAATGAGTACGAGGGGGGCCGCCTGCCCCTCTTCCATTTCGATATGTATCGCCTGGGTTCCTCAGAGGAGCTCTTCGACATCGGCTGGGAGGACTACCTATGTCGGGGCGGCATCTGCGCCGTGGAGTGGAGCGAAATCGTCGCTGACGCACTGGACCCTGACTGTATCCGCGTGGATCTGCGCCGGGGCGGGGGAGAGAACAGCCGCATCATCACCATCGAGGGAGGGCCGCAGCTATGA
- the yeaZ gene encoding Universal bacterial protein YeaZ, translated as MKILALESSAVACSVALCEDESLIAQSFQNNGLTHSRTLMPMCENLLKNCGVTLENVDLIAVAAGPGSFTGLRIGVSAAKGLAWPGDKPCAGVSTLEAMAWTVAHMDGELCPAMDARRSQVYNARFEAGDSMPRRLTPDRAIGLEELAAELSGTKKTQIIVGDGAVLCYNYLQELGIPARLAPPHLRYQTAWGVARAALEQARRDELTDAEGLVPVYHRLSQAERERLEKNDKGDQT; from the coding sequence ATGAAAATCTTGGCGCTGGAGTCTTCAGCGGTGGCGTGCTCGGTGGCACTATGCGAGGATGAGTCACTTATTGCCCAGTCTTTCCAGAATAACGGCCTGACCCACTCCCGCACTCTCATGCCCATGTGTGAGAACCTTTTGAAAAATTGCGGCGTGACGTTGGAGAACGTGGATCTGATTGCCGTGGCGGCAGGTCCGGGCTCTTTCACGGGCCTGCGCATCGGTGTTTCGGCGGCAAAGGGCCTCGCCTGGCCGGGGGATAAGCCGTGCGCCGGGGTATCTACCCTGGAGGCAATGGCCTGGACAGTGGCACATATGGATGGTGAGCTCTGCCCCGCCATGGACGCCCGGCGGAGCCAGGTCTACAATGCCCGCTTTGAAGCGGGGGACAGTATGCCCCGCCGTCTGACGCCGGACCGGGCAATCGGCCTGGAGGAGTTGGCGGCGGAGTTGAGCGGGACGAAAAAAACGCAAATTATAGTTGGAGACGGCGCGGTCTTATGCTATAATTATCTGCAAGAGCTGGGTATCCCGGCGCGGCTTGCTCCACCCCACCTCCGCTACCAGACTGCCTGGGGCGTGGCCCGGGCGGCCCTGGAGCAGGCCCGGCGGGACGAGCTGACTGATGCCGAGGGCCTTGTGCCGGTCTACCACCGACTGTCTCAGGCTGAACGGGAACGGCTGGAGAAAAATGACAAAGGGGATCAAACATGA
- the upp gene encoding Uracil phosphoribosyltransferase: protein MMDKMDKVHILDHPLLQHKVSILRDENTGVKDFREVVSEIATLMCYEATRDLPTDDVEIKTPVAVGAFKQLTGKKLAIVPVLRAGLGMVDGILTLIPSVKVGHIGLYRDPESLEPVEYYCKMPNDIAERDVIILDPMLATGGSASAAIQFIKNYDVKHIKLMNIIAAPEGIQRVHKDHPDVDIYCAAVDEKLNEHGYIVPGLGDAGDRIFGTK, encoded by the coding sequence ATGATGGATAAGATGGACAAGGTACACATTCTGGACCACCCGCTGCTACAGCACAAGGTGAGCATTCTGCGGGATGAAAACACCGGCGTGAAGGATTTCCGCGAGGTTGTCTCCGAGATCGCCACCCTCATGTGCTATGAGGCGACCCGCGATTTGCCCACTGACGACGTGGAGATCAAGACTCCTGTGGCCGTTGGCGCCTTTAAGCAGCTTACCGGTAAAAAGCTGGCCATTGTCCCCGTGCTCCGGGCCGGGCTCGGCATGGTGGATGGCATCCTCACACTGATCCCCTCGGTCAAGGTGGGCCACATCGGCCTCTACCGTGACCCCGAGAGTTTGGAGCCGGTGGAGTACTATTGCAAAATGCCCAATGACATCGCCGAGCGCGACGTCATTATCCTCGACCCCATGCTGGCCACCGGCGGCTCCGCCTCCGCCGCCATTCAGTTCATTAAAAACTATGACGTGAAACACATCAAGCTGATGAACATTATCGCTGCCCCTGAAGGCATCCAGCGGGTGCACAAGGACCATCCCGATGTGGACATCTACTGCGCCGCCGTTGATGAGAAACTTAACGAACATGGCTACATTGTCCCAGGCCTGGGTGACGCGGGTGATCGCATCTTTGGCACAAAATAA
- a CDS encoding hypothetical protein (Evidence 5 : No homology to any previously reported sequences), with product MFLFYAIGIVFKIILEFLFLFT from the coding sequence ATGTTTCTTTTTTATGCAATTGGCATTGTGTTTAAAATTATTTTAGAGTTTTTGTTTCTCTTTACGTGA
- a CDS encoding Oxidoreductase domain-containing protein, with protein MKRVKVGVVGCGMISEIYLKNMTTMFDGILEAYACADMDVAAARRRGEQFGVKVMSVDELLVDPEIEVVLNLTVPAAHYDIAKRALLAGKHAYSEKPLAMRLDQGRELLELASAQGLFVAAAPDTFLGGGLQTCRKLIEEGAIGTPISAQGLMLAHGPESFHPNPAFFYQEGAGPLLDMGPYYLTALTSLFGPVRRVTGLAKATYPTRKVLSAASPKHGEEFPCTVDTFISGGLEFENGVIGSLTVTWDLTGPYWKSGLPLLEVFGSAGTLILPDPNAFGGLGDSPMGEPGKCVKLRRGAEQFEEIPIRYGYCENSRGLGLADMAWCIRGGGAPRVSGEGSLHVLEIMLGILDSSRSGCHHVMETTCAQPAPLYDDVPFQK; from the coding sequence ATGAAGCGAGTAAAGGTTGGCGTGGTCGGCTGTGGCATGATCAGCGAAATCTATCTGAAGAATATGACCACCATGTTCGACGGCATTTTGGAAGCGTACGCCTGCGCGGACATGGACGTCGCCGCTGCGCGGCGGCGGGGTGAGCAGTTCGGCGTCAAGGTCATGAGTGTGGACGAGCTCCTGGTGGACCCCGAGATAGAGGTGGTGCTGAACCTGACCGTACCCGCCGCGCACTATGACATCGCCAAGCGGGCACTGTTGGCGGGGAAGCACGCCTACAGCGAGAAACCGCTTGCCATGCGGCTGGACCAGGGCAGGGAGTTGCTGGAGCTGGCAAGCGCACAGGGGCTGTTCGTTGCCGCCGCGCCCGATACCTTCCTCGGCGGCGGGCTCCAGACCTGTCGGAAACTGATTGAGGAGGGGGCCATCGGAACGCCGATCAGCGCCCAAGGCCTGATGCTGGCCCATGGACCTGAGAGCTTTCACCCCAACCCCGCTTTTTTCTACCAGGAGGGGGCGGGCCCTCTGCTGGACATGGGGCCGTACTATCTGACGGCGCTCACGTCTCTGTTCGGCCCGGTGAGACGGGTCACCGGCCTTGCAAAGGCCACTTATCCCACCCGCAAGGTCCTCTCGGCGGCGAGTCCCAAACACGGGGAAGAATTCCCCTGCACGGTGGACACCTTTATCAGCGGCGGCCTGGAGTTTGAAAACGGCGTGATTGGCAGCCTGACTGTCACTTGGGACCTGACAGGCCCCTACTGGAAATCCGGCCTGCCGCTGCTGGAGGTCTTCGGCAGCGCGGGTACGCTCATTCTCCCCGATCCCAACGCCTTTGGCGGCCTCGGCGACTCTCCGATGGGGGAGCCGGGGAAGTGCGTCAAACTGCGCCGGGGCGCCGAGCAATTCGAGGAAATACCGATACGGTATGGCTACTGTGAAAACAGCCGGGGTCTGGGGCTTGCGGATATGGCTTGGTGCATCCGTGGCGGCGGCGCGCCCCGGGTATCGGGAGAGGGCTCTCTTCACGTGCTGGAGATAATGCTTGGCATCCTGGATTCCTCCAGGAGTGGCTGCCATCATGTGATGGAGACCACCTGCGCCCAGCCCGCGCCTCTCTATGACGACGTGCCATTTCAAAAATAA